In a single window of the Gossypium hirsutum isolate 1008001.06 chromosome A13, Gossypium_hirsutum_v2.1, whole genome shotgun sequence genome:
- the LOC121212161 gene encoding E3 ubiquitin-protein ligase WAV3, whose product MGSKWRKAKLALGLNLCAYLPRTLDDDDDGYSSLPSTERLSDAALLSPLSSVNMAASGPMTPLPSANGLRLSKSLSRSASKSSKQTCSICLMKMKQGGGHAIFTAECSHSFHFHCIASNVKHGNQICPVCRAKWKEIPMQSPSLDPPLGRAAVNPVGWPQNDALMTVVRRLPPPRRDLSRRHVVPLFQAPEPGVFNDDESLDHLPVVAESTNASDNSSLRTIEIKTYPEVLEAPRSSSYDNFTILVHLKAAATVANQSSSRNHASLPQLYQNPRAPVDLVTVLDISGSMAGTKLALLKRAMGFVIQNLGSNDRLSVIAFSSTARRLFPLRRMSDVGRQQALHAVNSLVANGGTNIAEGLKKGAKVMEDRRENNPVASIILLSDGQDTYTVTGAGANKSQPNYQLLVPLSMHGSDNTGFQIPVHAFGFGADHDASSMHSISEISGGTFSFIETEAVLQDAFAQCIGGLLSVVVQELQVGVECMNPSLCLGPLKAGSYPSRVAADGKTGVIEVGDLYADEERDFLVSVKVPAESSECETSLLKVKCVYRDPLTKEMTNLESDDVRIQRPEVAGQEVVSIEVDRQRNRFQAAEAMAEARTTAELGDLPGAVSILENCRRVLSETVSAKSHDRLCIVLDAELKEMQERMASRHVYEASGRAYILSGLSSHSWQRATARGDSTDGSSLVQAYQTPSMVEMLTRSQAMLLGSPSTQRLVQPVWSLGSQPKPR is encoded by the exons ATGGGTAGTAAATGGAGAAAAGCAAAGTTGGCTTTGGGTTTGAATCTTTGTGCTTATTTGCCTAGAACTTTAGATGATGACGATGATGGTTATTCTTCACTTCCTTCTACTGAGAGGTTATCTGATGCTGCTTTGTTATCTCCTTTAAGCTCGGTAAACATGGCAGCTTCTGGGCCAATGACTCCTTTGCCTTCTGCAAATGGTTTAAGGTTGTCTAAAAGTTTGTCTAGAAGTGCAAGCAAATCATCCAAG CAAACATGTTCAATATGTTTGATGAAGATGAAACAAGGAGGTGGCCATGCAATTTTCACAGCCGAGTGCTCTCATTCTTTCCACTTCCATTGCATTGCTTCAAATGTGAAGCATGGTAATCAAATTTGTCCGGTTTGTAGAGCAAAATGGAAAGAAATCCCCATGCAGAGTCCTAGTTTGGATCCTCCCCTTGGCAGGGCAGCCGTCAATCCCGTTGGTTGGCCacaaaatgatgctttgatgaccGTAGTCCGTCGATTACCTCCACCTCGTAGAGATTTAAGTCGGCGACATGTTGTACCGTTATTTCAGGCTCCTGAACCTGGtgttttcaatgatgatgaatcATTGGATCACCTACCAGTGGTTGCTGAGAGTACGAATGCCTCAGATAACTCATCCCTTAGAACAATAGAGATCAAAACATACCCAGAAGTTTTGGAGGCACCAAGGTCCAGTTCATATGATAATTTCACGATTCTTGTTCATCTTAAAGCTGCTGCCACAGTTGCAAATCAAAGTTCCAGCCGAAATCATGCTAGCTTGCCACAACTGTATCAAAACCCTCGTGCTCCTGTTGACCTAGTCACTGTGCTTGATATCAGTGGTAGCATGGCTGGCACCAAGCTTGCATTGTTAAAGCGGGCAATGGGGTTTGTAATACAAAACCTTGGCTCCAATGACAGACTTTCAGTCATTGCCTTCTCTTCAACAGCTCGTCGCCTCTTCCCCCTTCGTCGAATGTCTGACGTGGGGCGGCAGCAGGCACTCCATGCTGTTAACTCTCTGGTTGCAAATGGTGGTACCAACATAGCTGAAGGCCTGAAGAAAGGTGCCAAGGTAATGGAAGACAGGAGGGAAAATAATCCAGTTGCCAGCATAATACTTTTATCGGATGGGCAAGATACTTATACTGTCACTGGTGCCGGTGCAAACAAGTCTCAACCAAATTACCAGTTGCTTGTCCCTCTGTCTATGCATGGGAGTGATAACACAGGATTCCAGATTCCAGTACATGCTTTTGGTTTTGGTGCAGATCATGATGCTTCATCAATGCATTCAATTTCAGAGATCTCAGGAGGGACATTTTCTTTTATTGAAACTGAAGCTGTACTCCAGGATGCATTTGCGCAATGCATTGGTGGTCTTTTAAGTGTTGTAGTTCAAGAGCTGCAAGTGGGTGTGGAGTGCATGAATCCAAGTCTTTGCCTTGGCCCGCTTAAAGCAGGCAGTTATCCAAGCCGAGTAGCAGCTGATGGAAAAACTGGAGTTATTGAGGTTGGAGATCTCTATGCTGATGAAGAGAGGGATTTTTTGGTGTCGGTTAAAGTACCAGCTGAGTCTTCTGAATGTGAAACCTCGTTGCtaaaggtgaaatgtgtttatagGGATCCCTTAACTAAAGAAATGACCAATTTGGAGAGTGATGATGTTAGGATTCAAAGGCCTGAAGTAGCTGGGCAGGAAGTAGTGTCAATTGAAGTAGACAGGCAACGCAACAGGTTCCAAGCAGCTGAGGCAATGGCAGAGGCGAGAACGACAGCTGAACTAGGAGATCTACCAGGTGCTGTTTCAATCCTTGAAAATTGTAGAAGGGTGCTCTCCGAGACTGTTTCAGCCAAATCTCATGACCGACTTTGTATTGTGTTGGATGCTGAACTCAAGGAGATGCAAGAGAGGATGGCAAGCAGACATGTGTACGAGGCATCTGGGAGAGCATATATCCTCTCAGGACTGAGCTCACACTCATGGCAAAGAGCAACTGCAAGAGGTGACTCCACTGATGGTTCAAGTCTGGTTCAAGCTTATCAAACTCCATCAATGGTTGAGATGCTTACTCGATCTCAAGCAATGTTACTAGGTAGTCCATCAACTCAAAGGCTTGTCCAACCAGTGTGGTCACTTGGATCACAACCAAAGCCAAGGTAA